Proteins encoded within one genomic window of Prochlorococcus marinus str. MIT 9515:
- a CDS encoding RluA family pseudouridine synthase — protein sequence MKSSNANSFGVGEGELTEIIYELPLPMRLDRWLVSKRPEQSRARIQNLINAGLVLINYKTAKAKTPLKTGDNIQIWMPPPEPLVYLKPEKMHLNILYEDEHIIVINKQSGLIVHPAPGHKSGTLVNGLLFHCKDLPGINGKLRPGIVHRLDKDTSGCMVVAKSQESLVNLQIQIRDKIASRNYIAVIHGVPNTSEGKIVGHIGRDKINRLKYAVVDENSGRYACTYWKLLERFGNYSLMSFKLDTGRTHQIRVHCAYINHPILGDPLYGRCKKLPCKLDGQALHAIELGLFHPINGEEMKFEADLPQEFVKLLRILKKFN from the coding sequence ATGAAATCAAGCAATGCCAATTCATTTGGAGTAGGAGAAGGTGAACTAACAGAAATTATTTATGAGCTACCACTTCCTATGCGACTCGATAGGTGGCTAGTAAGCAAAAGACCCGAACAAAGTAGAGCCAGAATACAAAATCTTATAAACGCAGGATTAGTTCTTATTAACTACAAAACTGCAAAAGCTAAAACACCACTAAAAACTGGAGATAATATACAAATTTGGATGCCTCCTCCAGAACCTCTCGTCTATTTGAAGCCAGAAAAGATGCACTTAAATATTCTTTATGAAGATGAACATATAATTGTTATTAACAAGCAATCAGGATTAATAGTCCATCCAGCCCCAGGCCATAAATCAGGCACCTTAGTGAACGGACTACTCTTTCATTGTAAGGACCTTCCAGGAATTAATGGAAAATTAAGACCAGGGATCGTGCATAGATTGGATAAAGACACTTCTGGTTGTATGGTTGTAGCAAAAAGCCAAGAATCACTTGTAAATCTTCAAATACAGATAAGAGATAAAATAGCATCACGAAATTATATTGCGGTAATTCATGGCGTACCAAATACTTCAGAAGGCAAAATCGTTGGCCACATAGGAAGGGACAAAATAAATAGATTAAAGTATGCAGTAGTTGATGAAAATTCCGGAAGATATGCCTGTACTTACTGGAAATTATTAGAAAGATTTGGTAATTACTCGCTGATGAGTTTCAAATTAGATACTGGAAGAACACATCAAATAAGAGTTCATTGCGCATACATTAATCACCCTATCCTTGGTGATCCTTTATATGGAAGATGTAAAAAACTGCCTTGCAAATTAGATGGTCAGGCTTTACACGCTATAGAGCTTGGACTTTTTCATCCTATTAATGGAGAAGAAATGAAATTCGAAGCAGATTTACCCCAAGAATTTGTAAAATTATTGAGGATCTTAAAAAAATTTAATTAA
- a CDS encoding UDP-N-acetylglucosamine--N-acetylmuramyl-(pentapeptide) pyrophosphoryl-undecaprenol N-acetylglucosamine transferase: protein MSKERNNLLIAASGTGGHIFPALAVSKEVEKYWNMHWLGVEKRLDSKFVPRKYNLLTLNLETPQKSIFILFQYLKILYSTFNIIKILKEKKINLVFTTGGFISAPTILAAKLLNIPVIIHESNLIPGTVTKYFGFLCEFVLIGFKDTNAYLKNCKTIFTGTPLRPEFYKTNPLPEWVPRGKGPLLIVMGGSQGAKRINEIFYESLDLLIKQNFRIVHIVGEHNINIPRKIKSNNYVQKKFTNQIASLMQNCDLVISRSGAGTINELIQTKKPSILVPYPNSKNNHQEKNAIILSSIGGAILINQDKISKVFFQETLKRIFKVKKNKGKPTYEILDLMKENMKNLTSLKSTNKIKNLINYFLKEF, encoded by the coding sequence ATGTCTAAAGAAAGAAATAATTTATTAATTGCAGCAAGTGGAACTGGAGGCCATATTTTTCCTGCTTTAGCAGTTTCTAAAGAGGTTGAAAAGTATTGGAATATGCATTGGTTAGGAGTTGAAAAGAGGCTTGATTCTAAATTTGTGCCTAGAAAATATAATCTTTTGACTTTAAATCTGGAGACACCACAAAAAAGTATTTTTATACTATTTCAATATCTAAAAATTTTATATTCAACTTTTAATATTATTAAAATACTTAAAGAAAAAAAAATTAATTTAGTTTTTACGACTGGTGGGTTTATTTCAGCCCCTACAATTCTTGCAGCAAAGTTGCTTAATATACCTGTAATTATTCATGAATCAAATTTAATCCCAGGGACGGTTACGAAATATTTTGGTTTTTTATGTGAATTTGTTCTTATCGGATTTAAAGATACAAATGCTTATTTAAAAAACTGCAAAACTATTTTTACGGGAACTCCTCTTAGACCAGAATTTTATAAAACTAATCCTTTGCCTGAATGGGTTCCAAGAGGAAAAGGTCCTCTTTTAATTGTGATGGGAGGTAGTCAAGGTGCAAAGCGTATTAATGAAATTTTTTATGAATCTCTTGATTTATTAATAAAACAAAATTTTCGAATAGTTCATATTGTTGGTGAACATAATATAAATATTCCTAGAAAAATAAAATCTAATAATTATGTTCAAAAGAAATTTACTAATCAGATTGCTTCTCTTATGCAAAACTGTGATCTTGTAATATCAAGATCTGGGGCAGGAACAATAAATGAACTCATACAAACTAAAAAACCATCAATTTTAGTTCCATACCCAAATTCTAAAAACAACCACCAAGAAAAAAATGCAATTATTCTCTCCTCAATAGGGGGGGCGATTTTAATTAATCAAGATAAAATATCAAAGGTATTCTTTCAAGAGACTTTGAAAAGGATTTTCAAAGTCAAAAAAAACAAAGGTAAACCTACATATGAAATTTTAGATTTAATGAAAGAAAATATGAAAAATCTTACTTCCTTAAAATCTACAAATAAGATTAAAAATTTAATAAATTATTTTTTAAAAGAATTTTGA
- a CDS encoding pyridoxal phosphate-dependent aminotransferase → MNDVNFKHGGNILTQAKNLNLLPSKIIDSSASLVAFKPPKILLDSLRLEIKKLGFQYYPERNLNDLREIIGEFHQINPDNILPGNGASELITWAGHEASKFGVSSIPSPGFVDYERSLNCWDAKYNYSELPRNWSNSFPQPFPLKPICDVLWITNPHNPTGQLWDKKSLEIILKKYKLVICDEAFLAITPNGEKQSLIPLTKIYDNLLVIRSLTKLFNIAGLRLGYVVGSSEKLNKWNIKRDPWPLNCFAIKAGIELLSNKIFYKEWTKKIHDWVRTEKDWVSHELSKIKNLKVHNSSTNFFLVESKFSLNSNIKYLENKGILIRECTSFRCLNEKWARISLQNRKNNKILCREIQNSFKK, encoded by the coding sequence ATGAACGATGTGAACTTCAAGCATGGAGGAAATATATTGACTCAGGCAAAAAATTTAAATCTATTGCCGTCTAAAATAATTGACTCAAGTGCATCATTAGTAGCTTTTAAGCCACCTAAAATACTTTTAGACTCCTTAAGATTAGAAATTAAAAAACTAGGATTTCAATATTATCCTGAAAGGAATCTAAATGATTTAAGAGAGATAATTGGAGAATTTCATCAAATAAATCCCGATAATATATTGCCTGGGAATGGGGCCTCTGAGTTAATAACTTGGGCAGGACATGAAGCCTCCAAATTTGGAGTAAGTTCTATTCCTAGTCCTGGCTTCGTAGATTATGAAAGATCACTAAATTGCTGGGATGCAAAATACAATTACTCAGAATTACCAAGGAATTGGAGTAATAGTTTCCCTCAACCCTTCCCACTGAAACCAATTTGTGATGTACTTTGGATAACAAACCCACATAACCCTACTGGTCAATTATGGGACAAAAAGTCACTTGAAATAATTTTAAAGAAATATAAGCTAGTAATTTGTGATGAAGCTTTTTTAGCAATAACACCAAATGGTGAAAAACAATCTTTAATCCCACTCACTAAAATTTATGATAATTTATTAGTTATAAGGAGTTTGACAAAATTATTTAACATAGCAGGTTTAAGATTAGGTTATGTTGTTGGATCCTCTGAAAAACTAAATAAATGGAATATTAAGAGAGATCCTTGGCCATTAAATTGTTTTGCTATTAAAGCTGGAATAGAGCTATTAAGTAATAAAATTTTTTATAAGGAATGGACAAAAAAGATTCATGATTGGGTAAGAACTGAGAAGGATTGGGTTTCTCATGAATTGTCGAAAATAAAAAATCTTAAAGTACATAACTCTTCAACTAACTTTTTTTTAGTAGAAAGTAAATTCTCATTAAACTCAAATATTAAGTATTTAGAAAACAAAGGGATCTTAATTAGAGAATGTACCTCATTTAGATGTCTTAATGAAAAATGGGCAAGAATAAGTTTGCAGAATAGAAAAAATAATAAAATTTTATGTAGAGAAATTCAAAATTCTTTTAAAAAATAA
- a CDS encoding phosphoglycerate kinase — protein sequence MSKLSLSSLDKSKLEGKKVLVRVDFNVPLNDDGQITDDTRIRAAIPTIKYLINNSAKVILAAHFGRPKGKVNERMRLTPIAARLSEILGKKVNLTESCIGEEALEKSNNLNNGDVLLLENVRFYEEEEKNDLNFAKNLAAHADMYVNDAFGAAHRAHASTQGVTKFLEPSVAGFLLEKELKYLQGAIDAPNRPLAAIVGGSKVSSKIGVLDSLLDKCDKIIIGGGMIFTFYKARGLDVGKSLVEEDKLELARNLEEKAKTKGVELLLPSDVVLANEFSPTAESKVSQIDSISGDWMGLDIGPQSIKVFQNALAECKTIIWNGPMGVFEFDKFAEGTNSIATTLADLSSFSEVCTIIGGGDSVAAVEKAGLAEKMSHISTGGGASLELLEGKNLPGVAALNEN from the coding sequence ATGTCGAAGTTGTCTCTTTCCAGTCTAGATAAGTCTAAGTTAGAAGGAAAAAAAGTTCTTGTAAGGGTTGATTTTAATGTTCCATTAAATGATGATGGTCAAATTACTGATGATACTCGGATTAGAGCAGCAATTCCTACGATAAAATATCTTATCAATAACTCAGCAAAAGTAATATTAGCGGCTCATTTTGGAAGACCTAAAGGCAAAGTTAATGAGAGAATGAGATTAACCCCAATCGCTGCAAGATTAAGTGAAATTCTTGGAAAAAAGGTTAATCTTACTGAAAGCTGCATTGGTGAAGAAGCTTTAGAAAAATCTAATAATTTAAATAATGGAGATGTCTTATTGCTAGAAAATGTTCGTTTTTATGAGGAGGAAGAAAAAAACGATTTAAATTTTGCAAAAAATTTAGCTGCTCATGCAGATATGTATGTTAATGATGCATTTGGTGCTGCTCATAGAGCTCATGCTTCAACTCAAGGAGTAACAAAATTTTTAGAGCCTTCAGTCGCAGGATTTTTGTTAGAAAAAGAATTGAAATATTTACAAGGTGCAATTGATGCTCCAAATCGTCCTCTTGCAGCAATAGTTGGTGGATCAAAGGTAAGTAGTAAAATTGGAGTTTTAGATTCTCTTCTTGATAAGTGTGACAAAATTATTATCGGAGGCGGTATGATTTTTACTTTCTACAAGGCAAGAGGATTAGACGTTGGAAAGAGTCTTGTTGAGGAAGATAAACTTGAGCTAGCAAGAAACTTAGAAGAAAAAGCAAAAACTAAAGGAGTTGAGCTTCTGTTACCTTCTGACGTGGTACTTGCTAATGAATTCTCTCCTACTGCAGAGAGTAAAGTATCTCAAATAGATTCAATAAGTGGGGATTGGATGGGACTAGACATTGGGCCACAATCAATCAAAGTTTTCCAAAATGCTCTAGCTGAATGCAAAACAATTATTTGGAACGGTCCAATGGGAGTTTTTGAATTTGATAAATTTGCTGAAGGTACAAATTCAATAGCAACAACCCTAGCAGATTTAAGTTCTTTCTCAGAGGTTTGTACAATTATTGGAGGAGGAGATTCAGTAGCAGCAGTTGAGAAAGCTGGGCTGGCTGAAAAAATGTCTCATATATCAACTGGTGGAGGAGCTAGCTTAGAACTTTTAGAAGGTAAAAATTTACCAGGGGTAGCTGCTTTAAATGAAAATTAA
- a CDS encoding ABC transporter ATP-binding protein, with amino-acid sequence MKINKNKILEVRNLNVKYTPNQKSTIKNFTLDLCEGDHLAIIGPSGCGKSTIAKTIINMLPEEALIKGQITISGEDIKKIDKKEIELFRRKNFGFIYQDSLNKLNPLMTVGDHVYELFQVHFPNKPFESIKDLVEETFRRVGIERDRLDSFPHEFSGGMRQRVSIAMALALKPKILIADEPTTSLDTKTSFEVMNEILYLSKQSQTTLILISHDINLAAKWCKKVAIMEQGCIHEQGDIQEVFKSPISKIGKKLIKATNISLQPIKKISYKNHIILEANNLRHWYKLNSSIFRPKWNKALKEVSFKLYRNETLGIVGSSGSGKSTLCRALIGLLKVRGGEIKVYDNGLKFGKKKSKNYKNIQIIFQDPFSSLNPKMKIKNILKDIFLIQKIYNNDQIKNEIQLILENLNLPSDSLFLNSYPCQLSGGQLQRISIARSLLLKPKILICDESVNMLDAYIKIEILELLRKIQEKMDFSIIFITHDLGIAKNFCNRLLVMDYGKIIEEGDSSTIFSNPKNNITKALVESCLNLN; translated from the coding sequence ATGAAAATAAATAAAAACAAAATTCTTGAAGTCAGGAATCTAAATGTAAAATATACCCCTAATCAGAAATCTACCATAAAAAATTTCACATTAGATCTTTGTGAAGGAGATCATTTAGCAATAATAGGCCCTTCTGGATGTGGTAAAAGTACAATTGCAAAAACAATTATAAATATGCTCCCCGAAGAGGCATTGATTAAAGGTCAAATAACAATATCTGGTGAAGATATCAAGAAAATTGATAAAAAAGAAATTGAATTATTTAGAAGGAAAAATTTTGGATTTATTTATCAAGATTCTTTAAATAAACTTAATCCTTTAATGACAGTAGGTGATCATGTATATGAACTATTCCAAGTACATTTCCCAAACAAGCCCTTTGAAAGTATTAAAGATCTAGTAGAAGAAACTTTTCGAAGAGTAGGGATAGAGAGGGACAGATTAGATTCATTTCCACATGAATTCAGTGGAGGAATGAGGCAAAGAGTTTCAATTGCAATGGCTTTAGCTTTGAAGCCAAAAATATTAATAGCAGATGAGCCTACAACTAGTCTGGATACTAAGACTAGTTTTGAAGTGATGAATGAAATTCTATATTTAAGTAAACAATCTCAAACTACTTTAATTTTGATTAGTCATGACATTAATTTGGCAGCTAAGTGGTGTAAAAAAGTCGCGATAATGGAACAAGGATGCATTCACGAACAAGGAGATATTCAAGAAGTTTTTAAATCGCCGATATCAAAAATAGGTAAAAAATTGATAAAAGCAACAAATATATCTTTGCAGCCAATAAAAAAAATTAGTTATAAAAATCATATTATTTTAGAGGCGAATAATTTAAGACATTGGTATAAATTAAATTCATCAATTTTTCGACCCAAATGGAATAAGGCCTTAAAAGAAGTAAGCTTCAAATTATATCGAAATGAAACTCTAGGAATTGTTGGATCCTCTGGTTCAGGGAAGAGTACTTTATGTAGAGCTTTAATAGGACTATTAAAAGTAAGAGGTGGTGAAATAAAAGTTTATGATAATGGTCTGAAATTTGGTAAAAAAAAGTCTAAAAATTATAAAAATATTCAAATAATTTTCCAAGATCCTTTTTCAAGTTTGAATCCAAAAATGAAAATTAAAAATATTTTGAAGGATATTTTTTTAATTCAAAAGATTTATAATAATGATCAAATTAAGAATGAGATTCAATTAATTTTGGAAAATTTAAATCTGCCTTCAGATTCTTTATTCTTAAACTCCTATCCCTGTCAATTATCTGGGGGCCAGCTACAAAGAATTTCTATTGCAAGATCTTTATTACTTAAACCAAAAATTCTTATCTGTGATGAAAGTGTAAATATGTTAGATGCATATATAAAAATTGAAATACTTGAGTTATTAAGAAAGATACAAGAAAAAATGGATTTCAGTATTATATTTATTACACATGACTTAGGAATTGCAAAAAATTTTTGTAACAGATTATTAGTTATGGATTATGGAAAGATTATAGAAGAGGGTGATTCTTCAACTATTTTTTCTAATCCCAAAAATAATATTACAAAAGCTTTAGTAGAGAGCTGCTTAAACCTTAATTAA
- a CDS encoding RelA/SpoT family protein, translated as MSEATADSKERKEIEVSTIIVPENKNYESESLKYEIKIPNWLLENIQNYELSNNKNDSNQDLIVKAFKLAYQAHNGQLRASGEPYIIHPIAVADLLKEIGASSSVIAAGLLHDVVEDTGIALSEIEINFGLEVKVLVEGVTKLGGIHFNNRTEAQAENLRKMFLAMASDIRVVLVKLADRLHNMRTIQWLNEERKERIARETREIYAPLANRLGINRFKWELEDLAFKFLEPDEYKNLKDQIVVKRSDREKRLDNTLNLMKENLVSSGLKNFEITGRPKHLYGIWSKMERQQKQFSEIYDVAALRIIVSNLDSCYKALAVVHDTFRPIPGRFKDYIGLPKPNGYQSLHTSVIGKHRPIEVQIRTTSMHQIAEFGIAAHWQYKEGGSPASSNAERFNWLRQLVEWQQEGNEKDHNDYLASIKEDLFDEEVFVITPKGDVVGLRKGSTAIDFAYRIHSEIGNHCNGIRINEKLSPLSTSLQNGDFIEILTNNNSTPSLDWLNFVVTPTAKNRIRQWYKKSHRDETIKRGKDLLEKEIGRNGFESLLSSDAMQKVAHRCNLKTTEDLLASLGFGGLTLHQVLNRLREEIKIQTEEIKNESNAEIAKTLVNKNNSITTKSHATNKSPISGVEGLDYRIGKCCSPLPGEEIIGTVSLGNHGITIHRRDCENVLPIPIERRLPVAWNQENKVLDNKFPIQLRIEVIDRVGVLKDILMRLSDKGINVSDANVKTAFGKPAIINLCVGLESYSQLHKTIDQIKSMADVLDIARVGIS; from the coding sequence ATGTCTGAGGCAACTGCGGATTCAAAAGAGAGAAAAGAAATTGAAGTATCAACAATCATTGTGCCTGAAAATAAAAATTATGAAAGTGAATCTTTGAAGTATGAGATAAAAATTCCAAATTGGCTGCTTGAAAATATTCAAAACTATGAACTATCAAATAATAAAAATGATTCTAATCAAGATCTTATAGTCAAAGCTTTCAAGCTTGCTTACCAAGCTCATAATGGACAACTTAGGGCAAGTGGTGAGCCATATATAATTCATCCAATTGCTGTTGCAGATCTTCTTAAAGAAATAGGGGCAAGTTCATCCGTTATTGCTGCTGGATTATTACATGATGTAGTTGAAGATACAGGAATAGCTCTTTCGGAGATAGAAATTAATTTTGGCTTAGAAGTAAAAGTACTTGTAGAGGGTGTAACTAAATTAGGTGGTATTCACTTTAATAATAGAACTGAAGCGCAAGCTGAAAATCTTAGAAAAATGTTCTTAGCCATGGCAAGTGACATCAGAGTTGTTTTAGTTAAACTTGCAGATCGACTTCATAATATGAGAACAATTCAATGGCTTAATGAAGAGAGAAAAGAGAGAATTGCAAGAGAAACGAGAGAAATATATGCACCTTTAGCAAACAGGTTAGGAATAAATAGATTCAAATGGGAATTAGAAGATTTGGCATTTAAATTTCTTGAACCAGATGAATATAAAAATTTAAAAGATCAAATTGTAGTTAAAAGAAGTGATAGAGAAAAAAGATTAGATAATACTCTAAATTTAATGAAAGAAAATTTAGTCTCATCAGGTTTAAAAAATTTTGAAATTACAGGAAGACCAAAACATCTTTACGGTATCTGGAGCAAAATGGAAAGACAGCAAAAACAATTTAGCGAGATTTATGACGTTGCTGCTTTAAGAATTATTGTTAGCAATTTAGATAGCTGTTATAAAGCTTTAGCAGTCGTTCATGATACTTTTAGACCAATCCCTGGAAGATTTAAAGATTACATAGGCTTACCAAAACCTAATGGCTACCAGTCCTTACATACTTCTGTTATTGGCAAACATAGGCCTATTGAAGTTCAAATCAGAACAACTTCAATGCATCAAATTGCAGAATTTGGAATAGCTGCACATTGGCAATATAAAGAAGGTGGTTCGCCTGCATCTAGTAATGCAGAGAGATTTAATTGGCTTAGACAACTAGTAGAATGGCAACAAGAAGGAAATGAGAAAGATCATAATGACTATTTAGCATCAATAAAAGAAGATTTATTCGATGAAGAAGTTTTTGTGATTACACCAAAAGGTGACGTTGTTGGTCTAAGGAAAGGATCTACTGCAATAGATTTTGCTTACAGAATACATTCAGAAATAGGTAACCATTGTAATGGGATAAGAATCAATGAAAAGCTATCTCCTCTATCTACATCACTACAAAATGGGGACTTTATAGAAATTTTGACTAATAATAATTCAACTCCAAGCCTAGACTGGTTGAATTTTGTAGTTACTCCAACCGCCAAAAATAGAATTCGGCAGTGGTATAAGAAAAGCCATAGAGATGAGACTATCAAGCGAGGGAAAGACCTACTTGAGAAAGAGATAGGTCGTAATGGATTTGAATCTTTACTTTCAAGTGATGCAATGCAAAAAGTTGCTCATCGATGCAATTTAAAGACAACAGAAGATCTTCTCGCATCATTAGGATTTGGTGGATTAACTTTGCATCAAGTATTAAATCGACTAAGAGAAGAAATTAAAATACAAACAGAAGAAATTAAAAATGAATCCAATGCTGAAATAGCAAAAACACTTGTCAATAAAAATAATTCAATAACAACTAAATCTCATGCAACTAATAAATCACCAATCTCTGGGGTCGAAGGCCTAGATTATAGAATCGGAAAATGCTGCAGTCCACTTCCCGGGGAGGAAATAATTGGAACTGTCTCTTTAGGTAATCATGGCATCACTATACATAGAAGAGATTGCGAGAACGTTCTCCCAATACCAATTGAGAGAAGATTACCTGTTGCATGGAACCAAGAGAATAAAGTTCTTGACAATAAGTTTCCAATTCAACTCAGAATAGAAGTTATAGATAGAGTAGGTGTCCTAAAAGATATTCTTATGAGATTATCTGATAAAGGAATAAATGTTAGTGATGCAAATGTAAAAACCGCTTTTGGTAAACCTGCCATAATTAATTTATGTGTTGGTCTAGAAAGTTATAGCCAACTCCACAAAACTATTGATCAAATTAAATCAATGGCTGATGTATTAGATATTGCGAGAGTAGGAATAAGTTAA
- the ylqF gene encoding ribosome biogenesis GTPase YlqF, translating to MEIPTIQWYPGHIAKAEKKLSAVISRVDLIIEVRDARIPLSTGHPHLNQWITNKKHILVINRADMIAPETIINWNTWFKKYDIYPLWCDAKNGKGIKEICKSAKESRLSIDKRRLSRGMKVRPIRALTLGFPNVGKSALINRIAKKKVVESARKAGVTRNLRWIRLDGGIDLLDAPGVIPPNLENQKSALNLALCDDIGEAAYEIESVAIEFLKIIFKLKEDKNANISLKKISNRYGVDILKSFDSPHEWIDLVALKHTSGDRRRMAYKLLEDYRNQMLGKIALEVPR from the coding sequence GTGGAAATACCTACAATACAATGGTACCCAGGCCATATTGCCAAAGCCGAAAAAAAGCTATCTGCAGTTATAAGCAGAGTAGATTTAATTATAGAAGTTAGAGATGCAAGAATTCCATTGTCAACAGGTCATCCTCATCTAAATCAATGGATCACAAACAAAAAACATATCCTTGTAATTAATCGCGCTGATATGATAGCTCCTGAAACTATTATTAATTGGAACACATGGTTTAAAAAATATGATATTTATCCTCTTTGGTGTGATGCAAAAAATGGGAAGGGAATAAAAGAAATTTGCAAATCTGCGAAGGAATCTCGCTTGTCAATTGACAAAAGAAGGTTATCCAGAGGAATGAAGGTTAGACCGATCAGAGCTCTTACTCTCGGTTTTCCTAATGTAGGAAAATCTGCATTAATAAATAGAATCGCTAAAAAGAAAGTTGTAGAAAGCGCTAGAAAAGCTGGCGTGACTCGTAATCTCAGATGGATCAGATTAGACGGTGGAATTGATTTACTTGATGCTCCTGGTGTTATACCGCCAAATTTAGAGAATCAAAAATCTGCTCTAAATCTTGCACTTTGCGATGATATTGGAGAAGCTGCTTATGAAATAGAAAGTGTTGCTATTGAATTTTTAAAAATTATCTTTAAATTAAAAGAAGATAAAAATGCTAATATTTCACTTAAAAAGATATCTAATAGATATGGGGTTGATATTTTAAAAAGCTTTGATAGTCCACATGAATGGATTGATCTTGTAGCATTAAAACATACCTCAGGCGACAGAAGAAGAATGGCTTACAAATTATTAGAGGATTATCGTAATCAAATGCTTGGAAAAATTGCTTTGGAAGTGCCGAGATGA
- a CDS encoding quinone-dependent dihydroorotate dehydrogenase, with the protein MFEQKGMFINIYKNLVTPILKKDTGIDAEYLTNFSLSLLAFTSNNRNWPLIKGIIKRLNDEFCVVDKRLHQNICGIDFCNPVGLAAGFDKNGNAANIWENFGFGFAEIGTVTKFAQSGNPKPRLFRLAKEEAALNRMGFNNNGAENLFKNFLKQGIPLKKNRKNNCLGINFGKSKITSLSKATEDYLTSLKLLIPYCDYAAINVSSPNTEGLRKLQDPILLQELLREVKKLDNCPPLFVKIAPDLSYKDIEDICQLIIDENINGIIATNTSLDRLGLEQRKIKQTGLLLSEENGGLSGRPLQLKANQIIRHINNIDQSIKLIGVGGIDSPESAWERICAGASLVQIYTGWIYKGPQLVPNILNGIIKQLNKHQLSNIKEAIGSNLKWIE; encoded by the coding sequence ATGTTTGAACAGAAAGGGATGTTTATTAATATTTATAAGAATTTGGTCACTCCTATCCTTAAAAAAGATACTGGCATAGATGCAGAGTACCTGACAAATTTTTCTTTAAGTCTTCTTGCTTTTACTTCAAATAATAGAAACTGGCCCTTAATTAAAGGCATAATAAAGCGTTTAAATGATGAGTTTTGTGTGGTTGATAAAAGATTACATCAAAACATATGTGGGATAGATTTTTGTAATCCAGTAGGTTTAGCAGCTGGTTTTGATAAAAATGGTAATGCTGCAAATATTTGGGAAAATTTTGGATTTGGTTTCGCTGAAATTGGAACAGTTACCAAATTTGCTCAATCTGGAAATCCTAAACCAAGATTATTTAGATTAGCTAAGGAGGAGGCGGCATTAAATAGAATGGGTTTTAATAATAATGGTGCTGAAAATCTTTTTAAAAACTTTTTAAAACAAGGTATTCCTTTAAAAAAGAATAGAAAAAATAATTGTTTGGGCATAAATTTTGGAAAATCAAAAATTACAAGTTTATCCAAGGCTACAGAAGATTATTTAACTTCTTTAAAACTTTTGATTCCTTATTGTGACTACGCTGCTATAAATGTAAGTTCACCTAATACTGAAGGTCTTAGAAAGCTACAAGATCCTATTCTTTTACAAGAACTGCTTAGAGAAGTTAAAAAATTAGATAATTGTCCACCTTTATTCGTGAAAATTGCACCAGATTTAAGTTATAAAGATATTGAAGATATCTGCCAACTAATAATTGATGAAAATATTAATGGAATCATCGCTACTAATACCAGCCTAGATAGATTAGGTCTTGAGCAAAGAAAAATAAAGCAAACAGGGCTATTACTCTCTGAAGAAAATGGTGGATTAAGTGGCAGACCACTTCAACTAAAAGCAAATCAAATAATTCGTCATATTAATAATATTGATCAAAGTATTAAATTAATTGGAGTAGGGGGAATAGACAGCCCAGAATCTGCTTGGGAAAGGATATGTGCTGGAGCTTCTTTAGTACAAATATATACTGGATGGATTTATAAAGGTCCTCAACTAGTTCCAAATATTCTTAATGGGATCATAAAACAACTTAATAAACATCAATTATCAAATATAAAAGAAGCCATTGGATCAAACTTAAAATGGATTGAATGA